Proteins encoded in a region of the Deinococcus ruber genome:
- the thrB gene encoding homoserine kinase → MKPLAQRFTVRAPASSANLGPGFDSLGLSLSLFTTLRVTRQSRTEIVPLGPDLAATPADESNYIYRAMQVTARRVGRELPPVRVEIETQVPLARGLGSSAAALVAGLVAANVLLDEALSLEELLDMAAREEGHADNVAAALLGGVAVTTLDKVGTHFVRMEPPAHLGVTVLIPDFELSTSKARAVLPREYSRADTVHALSHAALTVAALSTGRLDLLKHAMQDYVHQIWRAPLVPGLTDVLEGAADHGALSAALSGAGPTVLCFHDAREDTGRLHAFLNGVMRRNGLEGRVLDLPIDLQGVLVSED, encoded by the coding sequence TTGAAGCCGCTCGCTCAGCGCTTTACCGTGCGTGCTCCGGCCAGCAGTGCCAACCTGGGGCCGGGCTTCGACAGTCTGGGCCTGAGCCTGAGCCTGTTTACCACCCTGCGGGTAACGCGCCAGAGCCGCACCGAGATTGTGCCGCTGGGGCCAGATCTGGCAGCCACGCCCGCCGACGAAAGCAACTATATCTACCGGGCGATGCAGGTCACGGCGCGGCGTGTAGGACGCGAATTGCCCCCGGTACGCGTCGAGATCGAAACTCAGGTGCCGCTGGCACGCGGGCTGGGATCGAGCGCGGCAGCACTGGTGGCGGGCTTGGTGGCTGCCAACGTGCTGCTGGACGAGGCCCTGAGTCTGGAGGAACTGCTCGATATGGCTGCCCGCGAGGAGGGTCACGCCGACAATGTGGCGGCAGCCCTGCTGGGCGGCGTCGCCGTGACCACGCTCGACAAGGTGGGCACGCATTTTGTGCGGATGGAACCCCCGGCACACCTGGGCGTCACGGTCCTGATTCCCGACTTCGAACTCTCGACCAGCAAGGCCCGCGCCGTGCTGCCCCGCGAATACTCCCGTGCCGACACGGTACACGCGCTGTCACATGCCGCGCTGACAGTGGCGGCTCTTTCGACCGGGCGACTCGACCTGCTGAAACACGCCATGCAGGACTACGTGCATCAGATCTGGCGAGCGCCTCTGGTGCCGGGCCTGACCGACGTACTAGAAGGCGCTGCCGACCACGGCGCACTGAGCGCGGCTCTGAGCGGCGCAGGCCCGACAGTGCTGTGTTTTCACGATGCCCGTGAGGACACGGGGAGACTCCACGCCTTCCTGAACGGTGTGATGAGGCGCAACGGCCTGGAAGGGCGCGTGCTCGATCTGCCGATAGATTTGCAGGGCGTGCTGGT